Proteins encoded by one window of Musa acuminata AAA Group cultivar baxijiao chromosome BXJ2-9, Cavendish_Baxijiao_AAA, whole genome shotgun sequence:
- the LOC135622440 gene encoding thylakoid ADP,ATP carrier protein, chloroplastic-like isoform X2 — MRRKEAVVVWRPIPGLGDAPRRFPPPRAVFASVSNGGDGGVASGVRDREKDKEDGREREAFPSSDQLLRHPLALLALVPDGAALFTAGAIAGAAAKTLTAPLDRAKLLMQTHGLRAVERTGKKAIGFIDAITLIGKEDGIKGYWKGNLPQVIRIIPYSAVQLFSYELYKKLFSKKDGELSIVGRLVAGACAGMTSTLVTYPLDVLRLRLAVEPGCRTMSQVALNMLRDEGLASFYSGLGPSLIGIAPYIAVNFCVFDLVKKSLPEKYQKRPETSLATALVSATIATLMCYPLDTVRRQMQMKGSPYNTIFDAFPGIVERDGFFGLYRGFVPNTLKNLPNSSIRLTTFDMVKSLISSGRKELERISAGNKVKLVS, encoded by the exons ATGAGGAGGAAGGAGGCGGTGGTGGTGTGGCGTCCCATCCCGGGCCTCGGAGATGCGCCGAGGAGGTTCCCCCCTCCTCGTGCAGTATTCGCGTCCGTCTCCAACGGCGGCGACGGTGGCGTCGCCTCGGGCGTGAGGGATAGGGAGAAGGACAAGGAGGACGGGAGGGAGAGGGAGGCGTTCCCGTCCTCGGACCAACTTCTGCGGCATCCTCTGGCGCTGCTGGCGCTGGTTCCCGATGGGGCGGCTCTCTTCACGGCCGGGGCCATTGCCGGTGCCGCTGCCAAGACCCTCACCGCGCCTCTCGACCGTGCCAAGCTCCTCATGCAG ACTCATGGGTTGCGGGCTGTTGAGCGGACTGGAAAGAAGGCGATTGGTTTCATTGAT GCTATAACATTGATAGGGAAGGAAGATGGGATTAAAGGCTACTGGAAAGGGAATTTACCCCAG GTGATACGAATAATTCCATATAGCGCAGTTCAACTCTTTTCTTATGAACTTTACAAG AAACTCTTTAGTAAAAAGGATGGGGAACTTTCCATTGTAGGGAGGCTTGTAGCAGGGGCTTGTGCTGGAATGACATCCACACTA gtaACATATCCATTGGATGTCCTAAGGCTAAGGCTTGCAGTTGAACCTGGTTGTAGAACAATGTCCCAG GTTGCTCTTAATATGCTAAGAGATGAAGGGCTAGCATCGTTTTACAGTGGTCTTGGTCCTTCTCTTATTGGGATAGCGCCATATATTGCCGTTAACTTCTGTGTGTTTGACTT GGTGAAGAAGTCACTCCCAGAAAAGTACCAAAAGAGGCCAGAAACATCTCTTGCAACTGCACTGGTCTCGGCAACAATTGCTACACTTATGTGCTACCCTCTGGATACTGTGAGAAGACAGATGCAGATGAAAGGTTCACCTTACAATACTATTTTCGATGCCTTCCCGG GTATCGTGGAGCGTGATGGCTTCTTCGGCTTATATCGAGGTTTTGTGCCCAATACATTGAAAAATCTGCCAAACAGCAG CATTAGGCTTACAACCTTTGACATGGTCAAGAGCCTAATATCATCTGGGCGAAAGGAACTTGAGAGAATTAGTGCGGGGAACAAGGTGAAATTGGTTAGCTAA
- the LOC135622440 gene encoding probable envelope ADP,ATP carrier protein, chloroplastic isoform X1, whose protein sequence is MRRKEAVVVWRPIPGLGDAPRRFPPPRAVFASVSNGGDGGVASGVRDREKDKEDGREREAFPSSDQLLRHPLALLALVPDGAALFTAGAIAGAAAKTLTAPLDRAKLLMQTHGLRAVERTGKKAIGFIDAITLIGKEDGIKGYWKGNLPQVIRIIPYSAVQLFSYELYKKLFSKKDGELSIVGRLVAGACAGMTSTLVTYPLDVLRLRLAVEPGCRTMSQVALNMLRDEGLASFYSGLGPSLIGIAPYIAVNFCVFDLVKKSLPEKYQKRPETSLATALVSATIATLMCYPLDTVRRQMQMKGSPYNTIFDAFPGIVERDGFFGLYRGFVPNTLKNLPNSSIRLTTFDMVKSLISSGRKELERISAGNKEHLIGCAEAKEGKI, encoded by the exons ATGAGGAGGAAGGAGGCGGTGGTGGTGTGGCGTCCCATCCCGGGCCTCGGAGATGCGCCGAGGAGGTTCCCCCCTCCTCGTGCAGTATTCGCGTCCGTCTCCAACGGCGGCGACGGTGGCGTCGCCTCGGGCGTGAGGGATAGGGAGAAGGACAAGGAGGACGGGAGGGAGAGGGAGGCGTTCCCGTCCTCGGACCAACTTCTGCGGCATCCTCTGGCGCTGCTGGCGCTGGTTCCCGATGGGGCGGCTCTCTTCACGGCCGGGGCCATTGCCGGTGCCGCTGCCAAGACCCTCACCGCGCCTCTCGACCGTGCCAAGCTCCTCATGCAG ACTCATGGGTTGCGGGCTGTTGAGCGGACTGGAAAGAAGGCGATTGGTTTCATTGAT GCTATAACATTGATAGGGAAGGAAGATGGGATTAAAGGCTACTGGAAAGGGAATTTACCCCAG GTGATACGAATAATTCCATATAGCGCAGTTCAACTCTTTTCTTATGAACTTTACAAG AAACTCTTTAGTAAAAAGGATGGGGAACTTTCCATTGTAGGGAGGCTTGTAGCAGGGGCTTGTGCTGGAATGACATCCACACTA gtaACATATCCATTGGATGTCCTAAGGCTAAGGCTTGCAGTTGAACCTGGTTGTAGAACAATGTCCCAG GTTGCTCTTAATATGCTAAGAGATGAAGGGCTAGCATCGTTTTACAGTGGTCTTGGTCCTTCTCTTATTGGGATAGCGCCATATATTGCCGTTAACTTCTGTGTGTTTGACTT GGTGAAGAAGTCACTCCCAGAAAAGTACCAAAAGAGGCCAGAAACATCTCTTGCAACTGCACTGGTCTCGGCAACAATTGCTACACTTATGTGCTACCCTCTGGATACTGTGAGAAGACAGATGCAGATGAAAGGTTCACCTTACAATACTATTTTCGATGCCTTCCCGG GTATCGTGGAGCGTGATGGCTTCTTCGGCTTATATCGAGGTTTTGTGCCCAATACATTGAAAAATCTGCCAAACAGCAG CATTAGGCTTACAACCTTTGACATGGTCAAGAGCCTAATATCATCTGGGCGAAAGGAACTTGAGAGAATTAGTGCGGGGAACAAG GAGCATCTAATCGGTTGTGCAGAAGCAAAAGAGGGCAAGATATAA
- the LOC103996879 gene encoding auxin transporter-like protein 4 — translation MVPQKQAEEAAIVASGITTLNNETEHGDGDGGGGGKEDDGEEESILSMKSLLWHGGSAWDAWFSCASNQVAQVLLTLPYSFSQLGMLSGLILQLFYGFLGSWTAYLISVLYVEYRTRKEKEKVIFKNHVIQWFEVLDGLLGPYWKAAGLAFNCTFLLFGSVIQLIACASNIYYINDRLDKRTWTYIFGACCSTTVFIPSFHNYRIWSFLGLGMTTYTAWYLTIAAVVHGQAEEVTHSGPTKLVLYFTGATNILYTFGGHAVTVEIMHAMWKPQKFKNIYLLATVYVFTLTLPSAAAMYWAFGDQLLTHSNAFSLLPKSGWREAAVILMLIHQFITFGFACTPLYFVWEKVIGMHDTKSICLRALVRLPVVVPIWFLAIIFPFFGPINSAVGALLVSFTVYIIPAMAHMLTYRTPSARQNAAEKPPFFLPSWTAMYAVNAFVVGWVLVVGFGLGGWASMTNFVRQVDTFGLFAKCYQCPKPLPPSAPAPQTLQKQQQQHHH, via the exons ATGGTGCCGCAGAAGCAAGCGGAGGAAGCTGCCATCGTGGCCAGCGGCATTACTACCCTCAACAACGAGACGGAGCACGGAGATGGCGACGGCGGGGGGGGCGGCAAGGAAGACGACGGAGAGGAGGAGTCCATACTCAGCATGAAGAGCCTCCTCTGGCACGGCGGCTCCGCCTGGGACGCCTGGTTCAGCTGCGCCTCCAATCAA GTGGCGCAGGTGCTGTTGACGCTGCCGTACTCGTTCTCGCAGTTGGGGATGCTGTCGGGGCTGATCCTGCAGCTGTTCTACGGCTTCCTCGGCAGCTGGACGGCGTACCTCATCAGCGTACTCTACGTCGAGTACCGCACCcgaaaggagaaggagaaggtcaTCTTCAAGAATCACGTTATCCAG TGGTTCGAGGTGTTGGATGGGCTGCTGGGGCCGTACTGGAAAGCCGCCGGCCTCGCCTTCAATTGCACCTTCCTCCTCTTCGGCTCCGTCATCCAGCTCATCGCCTGTGCCAG CAACATATACTACATCAACGACCGGCTGGATAAgaggacatggacatacatatttGGCGCCTGCTGCTCGACGACAGTGTTCATACCCTCCTTCCATAACTACAGGATATGGTCGTTCCTCGGCCTCGGCATGACCACGTACACCGCCTGGTACCTCACCATCGCCGCCGTCGTCCATGGCCAG GCGGAAGAGGTAACCCACTCGGGTCCAACGAAGCTGGTGTTGTACTTCACGGGCGCCACCAACATACTCTACACGTTCGGTGGCCACGCCGTCACCGT GGAGATCATGCATGCCATGTGGAAGCCGCAGAAGTTCAAGAACATCTACCTGCTGGCTACGGTGTACGTGTTCACGCTGACGCTGCCGTCGGCGGCCGCCATGTACTGGGCCTTCGGGGATCAGCTCCTCACCCACTCCAACGCCTTCTCGCTGCTGCCCAAGTCGGGGTGGAGGGAGGCGGCGGTGATCCTCATGTTGATCCACCAGTTCATCACCTTCGGCTTCGCCTGCACCCCGCTCTACTTCGTGTGGGAGAAGGTGATCGGGATGCACGACACCAAAAGCATCTGCCTCCGCGCCCTCGTTCGTCTCCCGGTGGTCGTCCCCATCTGGTTCCTGGCCATCATCTTCCCCTTCTTCGGCCCCATCAACTCCGCGGTCGGGGCGCTCCTCGTCAGCTTCACCGTCTACATCATCCCCGCCATGGCTCACATGCTCACCTACCGAACGCCATCCGCGCGGCAG AATGCTGCAGAGAAGCCTCCCTTCTTCCTGCCCAGCTGGACGGCGATGTACGCGGTGAACGCCTTCGTGGTGGGGTGGGTGCTGGTGGTCGGCTTCGGGCTCGGCGGATGGGCGAGCATGACCAACTTCGTGAGGCAGGTGGACACCTTCGGCCTCTTCGCCAAGTGCTACCAGTGCCCCAAGCCGCTGCCACCGTCCGCCCCTGCTCCTCAAACGctgcagaagcagcagcagcagcatcatcaCTGA
- the LOC135622441 gene encoding uncharacterized protein LOC135622441: MGLQVAATCTRWSQLSPTNSLNSSQAAAAVSPLGCSKRMGAAAGVCDCVLASAFLGAGSGKLLRARSSETHRGRGRRSRQHAPRRPFSASLEHFAAQGGDEEEEEKFLQRLEGLALELQQERADGSEDSVAHSESWRSEEGDASGSFSCFGSEFSPVISPVPFSSTELLWLPVLPETPDWPDQIVPPSVERSANSVELPLSLRIIKRKKRREDGWFRETGESACCSVKRAFSSMVFMIRELQSYTLQMRDVLCREDLQGILARVKREMNSSFVWLFQQIFSCTPTLMVSIMLLLANFTVYSMGHLDASAMSAPDPPTQQSLVETVVVEERRQSHHNQSSIVKTFSSTGRTASIGGSGAGGGGKARPVAGATGDGQPDGGSSAYSTILPDGISTASGAVNAEEGEQSATEDGALVAVAAARAEEEARVWKGIREEVASIQSSTRDEALMDPETVRRLVSPVAVELEPDDYSGYLRTEIMYQHALSQDPENALLLANFAQFLHVVHHDHDRAEYYFKRAAGLKPADAEALGRYASFLWLARKDLEAAEETYLEAIAADPGNTVHAANYAHFLWSTGGEDTCYPLDDGNNDAW, encoded by the exons ATGGGACTTCAGGTCGCAGCGACTTGCACGCGGTGGTCGCAGCTGTCGCCCACCAACTCCCTGAATTCCTCCCAGGCCGCTGCCGCAGTCTCGCCTCTCGGCTGCAGCAAGCGGATGGGTGCTGCTGCCGGTGTCTGCGACTGCGTCCTCGCGTCTGCCTTCCTCGGTGCCGGCTCTGGCAAGCTGTTGAGGGCTAGGTCGTCGGAGACTCACAGGGGTCGTGGAAGGCGGAGTCGGCAGCACGCACCACGCCGGCCCTTCAGTGCCAGCCTTGAGCACTTCGCAGCACAGGGTGgcgacgaggaggaagaggagaagtttCTGCAGAGGCTCGAGGGATTGGCCCTCGAGCTGCAACAGGAGCGGGCGGATGGCAGCGAAGACTCGGTGGCTCATTCCGAGTCATGGAGGAGCGAGGAAGGCGATGCCTCGGGATCCTTTTCGTGCTTTGGCTCCGAGTTTAGCCCGGTAATTTCTCCTGTGCCCTTTTCGTCGACAGAGCTGCTGTGGCTGCCCGTCCTGCCGGAGACGCCGGACTGGCCCGACCAGATTGTGCCGCCCAGCGTGGAGAGGAGCGCAAACAGCGTCgagctgccgctgtcgctgcgtATCATAAAGAGGAAGAAGCGTCGGGAGGATGGGTGGTTCCGGGAGACGGGCGAGTCGGCCTGCTGCTCCGTGAAGCGGGCCTTCTCGTCCATGGTGTTCATGATCCGCGAGCTCCAGAGCTACACGCTCCAGATGCGGGACGTGCTTTGCCGCGAGGACCTCCAGGGAATTCTGGCGCGGGTGAAGCGCGAGATGAACTCCTCCTTCGTCTGGCTCTTCCAGCAGATCTTCTCCTGCACCCCGACCCTTATGGTCTCGATCATGCTCCTCCTTGCCAACTTCACCGTCTACTCCATGGGCCACCTCGACGCCTCCGCCATGTCTGCGCCCGATCCGCCGACCCAACAGTCGCTGGTCGAGACGGTCGTGGTGGAGGAGCGTCGCCAAAGTCATCATAACCAATCCTCCATCGTCAAGACGTTCTCCTCCACCGGGCGAACTGCATCCATCGGAGGTAGCGGCGCCGGCGGTGGAGGGAAGGCAAGGCCGGTCGCGGGGGCCACGGGAGACGGGCAGCCCGATGGCGGATCCTCCGCTTACTCGACGATCCTCCCCGACGGGATCTCGACGGCTTCGGGGGCGGTGAACGCCGAGGAGGGGGAACAAAGTGCGACGGAAGATGGCGCGTTGGTGGCGGTGGCAGCAGCaagggcggaggaggaggcgagGGTTTGGAAAGGGATACGTGAGGAAGTGGCAAGTATACAGTCGAGCACGAGGGACGAGGCGCTCATGGACCCGGAGACGGTGCGGCGGTTGGTCTCGCCCGTGGCAGTGGAACTGGAGCCGGACGACTACTCGGGCTACCTGCGGACGGAGATCATGTACCAACACGCCCTGTCGCAGGACCCGGAGAACGCGCTTCTACTCGCCAACTTCGCTCAGTTCCTCCATGTCGTCCACCACGATCACGACAG GGCGGAGTACTACTTCAAGAGGGCGGCAGGGTTGAAGCCGGCGGACGCAGAGGCATTGGGTCGGTATGCGAGCTTCCTGTGGCTGGCGAGGAAGGACCTGGAGGCAGCGGAGGAGACCTACTTGGAAGCCATCGCCGCGGACCCCGGCAACACCGTCCACGCAGCGAACTACGCCCACTTCCTGTGGAGCACGGGCGGCGAGGACACCTGCTATCCCCTTGACGACGGCAACAACGATGCATGGTAG